The window TCGGCCTCGGCCTTGCCGGGCTCGGCATGCCGCTGCTGACGGTGCTGCTGCGGGCCCTGCCGGACCTCAGCCTCACCAACGACATCCTGCTCTTCCTCACCGGCGTCGTCGGGGTCGCGCTCGTCGGCGGGCTGTGGCCGGCGCTGGTCGCCGCGCTGGGCGGTTCCCTGCTGCTCAACTGGTTCTTCACGCCCCCGTTCCGCACGCTGACCATCGCCGAGGCCGACAACCTGCTCGCCCTGGGCGTCTTCGTCGCCGTCGCCGTCGCCGTCAGCGGGGTCGTCGACGTCGCGGCGCGGCGCACCAGGGAGGCGGCGCGCGCCTCCGCCGACGCGCAGACGCTGGCCACGGTGGCCGGTGGCGTCCTGCGCGGCGAGCGGCCGCTGCCGGCGCTGCTGGACCGGCTGCGCGAGACGTTCGGGCTGCGCGCGGTCAGCGTCCTCGAACTCGTCGCCGACGCCGGGGGACGGCCCGGGCACGCCAGCGAGGACGGGGCGTGGCGGATCGTGGCCAGCGTCGGCGAGGACCCGGCGGGCAACCCGGGCGCGGGCGAGACGGCCGTGCCGGTGGACGACGGGCTCACCGTGGTGCTTTCCGGCCGGCGGCTGGAGGCGGCGGACCGGCGCGTCGTGGAGGCGTTCGCCGCGCAGGCAGCGGTCGCGCTGCGGCAGGAACGCCTCGCCGAGGAGGCGGCCAGCGCCCGGCCGCTCGCCGAGGCCGACCGGATGCGTACGGCGCTGCTCGCCGCGGTCAGCCACGACCTGCGTACGCCGCTGGCCTCGGCGAAGGCCGCGGTGAGCAGCCTGCGCAGCCACGACATCGAGTTCGACGCGGACGACCGGGACGAGCTGCTGGCCACCGCCGACGAGTCCCTGGACCGGCTCGGGCGGCTCGTGGCGAACCTGCTGGACATGAGCCGCCTGCAGGCCGGTGCCCTCGGCGTGACCCGCGTGCCGATCGGGCTGGAGGACGCGGTGCCGAGGGCCCTGGACGAGCTGGGTCCGCAGGCCGCCGACGTCGGCACCGACATCCCCGCCGACCTGCCCGCCGCCGTCGCCGACCCGGGGCTGCTGGAGCGGGTGCTGGTCAACATCGTCGCCAACGCCCTGCGGCACAGCCCGCCCGGGCGGCCCCCGGCCATCACCGCCAGCGCCCACGCCGGCCAGGTGGAGCTGCGCGTCATCGATGTCGGTCCCGGCATCCCGCAGGACCAGTGGGAGCACGTCTTCCTGCCGTTCCAGCGCCTGGGCGACCGGGACAACGCCACCGGCGTCGGCCTCGGCCTGGCCCTCTCCCGCGGCCTCGCCGAGGCGATGGGTGGCAGCATCACTCCCGAGACCACCCCCGGGGGCGGCCTCACCATGGTGCTGCGGTTGCCCGCCGCCACCTCGAGCGCCGCGGAGGGGCAGCAGGAATGACCCGCATCCTGGTCGTCGACGACGAGCCGCAGATCGTCCGTGCCCTGCGGATCAACCTGCGGGTCCGGGGCTACGAGGTGCAGGCCGTCGCGACCGGCACGGCCGCGCTCAAGGCAGCCGCCAGCGACCCGCCCGACCTGGTGGTGCTCGACCTCGGCCTGCCCGACATCGACGGGGTGGAGGTCATCCGGGGCCTGCGGGGCTGGACGCACGTCCCGATCATCGTGCTCTCCGGCCGCGCCGGCAGCCAGGACAAGGTCGCGGCCCTGGACGCCGGCGCCGACGACTACGTCACCAAGCCCTTCGGCATCGACGAACTCCTCGCCCGGATCCGCGCCGTGACCCGGCGACTGCACGTCAGCGCCGACGCGACCACCGCCACGCTGCGCGTCGGCCGGCACACCGTCGACCTCGCCGCCCGTACGGTCACCCGGGACGACGGCGCCGACGTCCGGCTCACCCCAACCCAGTGGGGGGTGCTCGAACAGCTGCTGCGTCACCCGGGCAAGCTCGTCAGCCAGCGCCAGCTCCTGCACGACGTCTGGGGTCCCGAGTACCAGAACGAGACCAACTACCTGCGCCAGTACATGGCCCAGCTGCGCCGCAAGCTGGAGGACGACCCGGCCCGCCCGCGCCACCTCATCACCGAGCCCGGCATGGGCTACCGGTTCCGGCCCTGAACGCGACGGAGGCGCCGCGCGTTCCGGGGCGCCGACCGCCGGCCGCGGGGGTGCGGCCGGCGGTTGACGCGCGGGGTGCGCGGCGGCTCAGCGGCCCTGGAGGGTCCGCACGTTGTCGCCGAAGGTCCAGCCCTTCGACCCGTCCCAGTTCAGCGACCAGGTCATCAGGCCCTTCAGGCCACCCCGGTAGGTGTTCCACGCCTGGGCCACCGTCGCCGGGGCCATGTGGCCGCCCCCGGCGCCGGGCTGCGCCGGCAGTCCGGGGACCTGCTTGTCGTACGGGACCCGGATGGTGGTGCCCTGCACGACCAGCCCGGCGTTGAGGCAGTCGGTCTGGGCGGTGAAGCCCTGCACGGTCCCGGCCGGGTAGGAGTCGCCGGAGCAGCCGTACATGCTGCCGTTGTAGTACTGCATGTTCAGCCACCAGAGCCGGCCGTTGTCGGCGTACCGCTTGATGATCGGCAGGTACGCGCCCCAGATGGAGCCGTAGGTGACGCTGCCGCCGGTGACGTACGCGGTCTCCGGCGCCATGGTGAGGCCGAAGCCGGCGGGCATCCGCGCCAGCACCCCGTCGATGATGCGGATCAGGTTCGCCTGCGACGGGGAGAGCTGGGAGATGTTCCCGCTGCCGGTGAGCCCGGTCTCGATGTCGATGTCGATGCCGTCGAAGTTGTACCGCTGGAGGATCGGTACGACGGTCGCGACGAACCGGTCGGCGACGGCGGCCGAGCTGAGGTCGATTCCGGCGGTCGCGCCACCGATCGACAGGAGGATGGTCAGGCCGGCCGCCTTGGCGCGGCACATCTCGGCGGGAGTGGGCACCTTGACGGTGGCGTCCATGCCGTCCTCCCAGAGCACGGTGCCGTCGGCGCGGATGACGGGGAACGCCGCGTTGATCACGTTGTACCCGTGCGCGGGGATCCGGGCGTCGGTGATCGGGATCCAGCCCAGCGGCGGGTGGACGCCGTTGGCCGCGCCGTCCCAGTTCTCCCAGTAGCCCTGGAGCACCTTGCCGGCCGGCTTCGGCTTGCCGGCGCAGGTGCCCGGGCCGGGCGGGGTCGGCGTCGCGGTGGGCGTCGGCGTCGGGGTGGGGGAGGGCCCCGACGTGGCGGTCGGGGTGGGGGAGGGTGTGCCGCCGCCGGCGCAGGCGCCGAGGTCGGTCCAGAGTGAGGGCGTCGCGGCGGGGTTCCAGCCGGCGCCCGGCGGGGGCGTGTGCGTCACCAGCGCCTGGTAGGAGCGCCCCGCATAGCTGACCCGGCTGCCGGCGGCGTACGTGGTCCCCTCGGCCCAGGCCGGCGCGGTGCAGGCCGCGGCGGCGACGTCGGGGGCGGTCTTCGCGGCGGCGCGGCCGTGCACGGCGGGCATGGCCGCCAGGGTGGCGGTGAGCGCCGCGCCGGCCAGCAGGGCGGGCA is drawn from Micromonospora sp. NBC_01740 and contains these coding sequences:
- a CDS encoding sensor histidine kinase, translated to MPRGELRIYLGAAPGVGKTYAMLEEARRRAERGTDVVVGLVETHGRAQTAAMVGDLEVLPRRVVTYRGAAFTEMDLDAVLARRPEVAVVDELAHTNVPGSRHEKRWQDVRELLDAGITVLSTVNVQHLESVNDVVARITGTTQRETVPDAVVRAAEQVELVDMTPEALRRRMAHGNIYRPDRIDAALGNYFRVGNLTALRELALLWLADKVDEQLGAYRAQQGISETWEARERVVVALTGGPEGAPLIRRAARVAARSKGADLLAVHVARSDGLAGADPAQLARQRVLVESLGGTYHQVLGADIPAALLDFARGVNATQLVLGASRRGRFAQLFSRGVGVTTTALSGPIDVHLVTHPEMGRGRRGAGVPAALSRRRRLLGLGLAGLGMPLLTVLLRALPDLSLTNDILLFLTGVVGVALVGGLWPALVAALGGSLLLNWFFTPPFRTLTIAEADNLLALGVFVAVAVAVSGVVDVAARRTREAARASADAQTLATVAGGVLRGERPLPALLDRLRETFGLRAVSVLELVADAGGRPGHASEDGAWRIVASVGEDPAGNPGAGETAVPVDDGLTVVLSGRRLEAADRRVVEAFAAQAAVALRQERLAEEAASARPLAEADRMRTALLAAVSHDLRTPLASAKAAVSSLRSHDIEFDADDRDELLATADESLDRLGRLVANLLDMSRLQAGALGVTRVPIGLEDAVPRALDELGPQAADVGTDIPADLPAAVADPGLLERVLVNIVANALRHSPPGRPPAITASAHAGQVELRVIDVGPGIPQDQWEHVFLPFQRLGDRDNATGVGLGLALSRGLAEAMGGSITPETTPGGGLTMVLRLPAATSSAAEGQQE
- a CDS encoding response regulator, whose protein sequence is MTRILVVDDEPQIVRALRINLRVRGYEVQAVATGTAALKAAASDPPDLVVLDLGLPDIDGVEVIRGLRGWTHVPIIVLSGRAGSQDKVAALDAGADDYVTKPFGIDELLARIRAVTRRLHVSADATTATLRVGRHTVDLAARTVTRDDGADVRLTPTQWGVLEQLLRHPGKLVSQRQLLHDVWGPEYQNETNYLRQYMAQLRRKLEDDPARPRHLITEPGMGYRFRP
- a CDS encoding carbohydrate-binding protein; its protein translation is MRLRRTMPALLAGAALTATLAAMPAVHGRAAAKTAPDVAAAACTAPAWAEGTTYAAGSRVSYAGRSYQALVTHTPPPGAGWNPAATPSLWTDLGACAGGGTPSPTPTATSGPSPTPTPTPTATPTPPGPGTCAGKPKPAGKVLQGYWENWDGAANGVHPPLGWIPITDARIPAHGYNVINAAFPVIRADGTVLWEDGMDATVKVPTPAEMCRAKAAGLTILLSIGGATAGIDLSSAAVADRFVATVVPILQRYNFDGIDIDIETGLTGSGNISQLSPSQANLIRIIDGVLARMPAGFGLTMAPETAYVTGGSVTYGSIWGAYLPIIKRYADNGRLWWLNMQYYNGSMYGCSGDSYPAGTVQGFTAQTDCLNAGLVVQGTTIRVPYDKQVPGLPAQPGAGGGHMAPATVAQAWNTYRGGLKGLMTWSLNWDGSKGWTFGDNVRTLQGR